The stretch of DNA GATTATAAGGTGGATCTGCGATAATTAAATCGATAGATTTATCAGGAATGTTATCTATTAAATCTATACATGAACCATGAAATATTTTATTTATATGTTTTTCCATGACTATTTTATGTTTTCGAAAATTAAGACATTCTGATGATGAATGTTTGGTACAAAAGTAAACGGATAGCCATATGGATATATACTTTTATGTCTTTGATGTAGAATTCTAACTCCTTTTAGTCGAAAATGACCAAGGTTTTCAAGCTTGTATGCAATATCTGCATGGAATAAATGAAATCTATCCTTTTTTCTAAAATCAGAAACAACAATACACATATATTTACCTTTCTTAAGAATTTTATGACATTCATCGAACATCCCACATAATTTATCCAGGAAATCATTATAATCTTCAATGTTAGCCATATCATCATCACTATCAGAATATTTAGTATCTAAGTTTGATTCCAAGCGTTCTTTACTTTTATGATCAATAGTTTCTAAAATATTCCAATATGGAGGACTTGTAACAATAAAATCAAATGAATCATTCGGTAAAGTTTTTATAAGTTTACTTGAATCACCATTTAAAAATGTTTGTTTATTTTTGAATAAATAATCATCAGGTACTTCTTTTAAAATTCTTTCGATAGAAAGCTCGTGATATTTAGGGTTTAATTCTATACTAGTACATCTTCTATTTTCATATGCACAAGCCTTCGCTGTAGAACCAACACCTCCAAAAGGATCTAATACATGACTGCCCTCTTTTGAATAAAATCTTATTAATCTAGCAACATCTTGAAAGGAATAGGGTGCTGGGTGTAATTTTTCAATTTGTGCATCTTTATT from Faecalibacter sp. LW9 encodes:
- a CDS encoding DNA methyltransferase, giving the protein MRKNSFYCQLHIMKLSLFKLYLHTIIIGNKVRKIYFYTKKRKEYLPFEDEEANTKAKQILENIRENLNLPTYIINDWDNVYLCSTGTIVEKAKSLYIKSLESTFDLKNTLNDLTAKEWLTETVTVFAQKGLGASNKDAQIEKLHPAPYSFQDVARLIRFYSKEGSHVLDPFGGVGSTAKACAYENRRCTSIELNPKYHELSIERILKEVPDDYLFKNKQTFLNGDSSKLIKTLPNDSFDFIVTSPPYWNILETIDHKSKERLESNLDTKYSDSDDDMANIEDYNDFLDKLCGMFDECHKILKKGKYMCIVVSDFRKKDRFHLFHADIAYKLENLGHFRLKGVRILHQRHKSIYPYGYPFTFVPNIHHQNVLIFENIK